A single genomic interval of Macaca nemestrina isolate mMacNem1 chromosome 14, mMacNem.hap1, whole genome shotgun sequence harbors:
- the LOC105498838 gene encoding large ribosomal subunit protein eL21-like, with amino-acid sequence MTNTKGKGRGTRYMFSRPFGKHGVVPFVTYMRIYKKGDIVDIKGMGTVQKGMAHECYHGKTGRVYNVTQHAVGTVVNKAKILAKRINVCIKYIKNVSIKYIKHSKSRDSFLKRVRKTIRKRKAKKKGTWVQLKHQPFPPREAHFVRTNGKQPELLERIPCEFMA; translated from the coding sequence ATGACGAACACAAAGGGAAAAGGGAGAGGCACCCGATATATGTTCTCTAGGCCTTTTGGGAAACATGGAGTTGTTCCTTTCGTCACATATATGCGAATCTATAAGAAAGGAGATATTGTAGACATCAAGGGAATGGGTACTGTTCAAAAAGGAATGGCCCACGAGTGTTACCATGGCAAAACTGGAAGAGTCTACAATGTTACCCAGCATGCTGTTGGCACTGTTGTAAACAAGGCcaagattcttgccaagagaattaaTGTGTGTATTAAGTACATTAAGAACGTGTCTATTAAGTACATTAAGCACTCTAAGAGCCGAGATAGCTTCCTGAAACGCGTGAGGAAAacgatcagaaaaagaaaagccaagaagAAAGGTACCTGGGTTCAACTGAAGCACCAGCCTTTTCCACCCAGAGAAGCACACTTTGTGAGAACCAATGGGAAGCAGCCTGAGCTGCTGGAACGTATTCCTTGTGAATTCATGGCATAa